The DNA window AGCAAAGAGAAAAAAGAGGACAGCTCTTCCGACAAGAAGGAAAAGAAACAAAGAAAAGGCTGGCTGGACGATTATATCGGCGACGGCAAGGATTCCAAGAAAAAGAAATAATACCTTGCAATTAAATTAAAATCACCGCTTACGCGGTGATTTTTTTGTGTTCTTGCTGCCAAGAACGTTACAGTCCGAGTTCTTCCTGAGCGAGTTTTGCCGCGATTTTTACGCAGTCCTGACAGGAACAGAGCGGCGTTCCGGTGCCGCTGCCTTTTATTTCGCCGCAGATCGTGGCTCCGACCTGTTTTTTAAATTCTTCAAGGACACGTCCGGCGGCAAATTTTGAAAGTTCGCCCTGTCTGCTGTGCAGATATCCGACAGCCAGTGCCGCTCCGCAGACTGCGCCGCAAGTGGCTTCCATGTTTCCCATTCCCCCGCCGAAGCCGGAAGCGAGTTTGAAAAGCTCCTCTTTCGGAATATCTATTTTGTCCGCAAATGCGAGCAGAACAGACTGTGCGCAGTTGTGGTGCGGGTCTTTGATTTTGTGAATGTCGTCTGCGAGTATGCTTCTGTCCATGGTTATTCCCCTTCGTGCAGTTTTTTTGTAAGAGCTATTCCCGAAGGCGTCTGGGCAAGTCCTCCGAGAGAGGTTTCCCTGATTGCAGGAGGAAGCATTTGGCCGATTTCTTTCATTGTATCAATTA is part of the Candidatus Equadaptatus faecalis genome and encodes:
- a CDS encoding C_GCAxxG_C_C family protein, producing the protein MDRSILADDIHKIKDPHHNCAQSVLLAFADKIDIPKEELFKLASGFGGGMGNMEATCGAVCGAALAVGYLHSRQGELSKFAAGRVLEEFKKQVGATICGEIKGSGTGTPLCSCQDCVKIAAKLAQEELGL